One Bacteroidota bacterium genomic window carries:
- a CDS encoding MFS transporter: protein MKDKPGILKSTLKELTQPFIDLAHTSRALLGVNLSYVIEGITYFGVVGLLTLFFNENIGLTDKVSGYMVGFLTGGITLAMLLLGATVDWIGVRKAFLISLFLMLLGRIVLTLSPSMATTGMGSPAFWMSGFGLLGIILGYGIYQPAAYAAVKKFTNSKNSAMGYAMLYALMNLGGFLPGIISPPIRRAHGITGVFWVFVTLTVLGMLIVTLIITKKAEREATQSALEEDSSPAANSETQAIEELKGREKLRYYMKNFPLKDFRFLFFIFALIPVQTLFAHNWLTLPAYTSRAFDGFVENNFEFFVNLNPILIFILTPVITALTMRRDTYKMMIVGTLIMALPTFFLTLGPSLHTLMAYLILMTIGEAMWQPRFLQWVADIAPKGMVGIYMGIGQFPWFLTKIVTAMYSGWFLANYCPADAQPENLQTEFMWLVYACIAVSTPVLLLLARKWMRKGFKVKHGQ from the coding sequence ATGAAAGATAAACCCGGCATTCTGAAATCGACATTAAAAGAACTCACCCAACCTTTTATTGACCTGGCACATACTTCAAGAGCCTTGTTAGGTGTCAACCTTTCCTATGTCATCGAAGGAATCACCTATTTTGGCGTTGTTGGTTTGCTTACACTCTTTTTTAATGAAAACATTGGTCTTACGGATAAGGTGTCGGGCTATATGGTAGGGTTTCTCACCGGTGGTATTACACTTGCTATGTTGTTACTTGGGGCTACTGTAGATTGGATAGGTGTGCGGAAGGCCTTTTTAATTTCGCTTTTCTTGATGCTCCTCGGCCGGATTGTACTCACCCTTTCACCTTCCATGGCAACCACAGGTATGGGCTCTCCTGCTTTTTGGATGTCGGGGTTTGGACTTTTAGGCATCATACTCGGATATGGAATCTACCAACCTGCTGCTTATGCGGCTGTAAAGAAATTTACCAACTCGAAAAACTCTGCCATGGGTTATGCCATGCTCTATGCACTGATGAACCTTGGAGGTTTTTTGCCCGGAATCATATCGCCACCCATAAGAAGGGCTCATGGAATAACTGGTGTTTTCTGGGTTTTTGTGACGCTTACCGTGCTTGGTATGCTTATAGTTACTCTTATAATAACAAAAAAAGCTGAAAGAGAAGCTACACAGAGCGCCCTGGAAGAAGACTCTTCTCCTGCTGCAAACTCTGAAACCCAGGCAATAGAGGAATTGAAAGGGAGAGAAAAGCTTCGTTATTATATGAAGAATTTTCCGCTTAAAGATTTTCGATTCCTGTTTTTTATTTTTGCGCTTATTCCGGTTCAAACATTGTTTGCCCACAACTGGCTCACTCTACCTGCTTATACCAGTCGCGCCTTCGACGGTTTTGTAGAGAACAATTTCGAATTTTTTGTAAATCTGAACCCTATTCTCATTTTTATACTTACACCCGTTATCACCGCCCTTACCATGCGACGCGACACGTATAAAATGATGATCGTCGGCACTCTGATCATGGCTCTTCCTACCTTTTTCCTTACCCTTGGTCCCAGCCTCCACACCCTGATGGCTTACCTGATACTGATGACCATTGGCGAAGCCATGTGGCAACCACGCTTTTTACAATGGGTTGCTGACATTGCCCCAAAGGGAATGGTGGGCATCTATATGGGAATTGGTCAATTCCCATGGTTCTTAACGAAGATTGTAACAGCTATGTATTCCGGATGGTTCCTGGCCAATTATTGCCCTGCTGATGCCCAACCTGAAAACCTGCAAACCGAATTTATGTGGCTGGTTTATGCCTGTATTGCTGTGAGCACACCTGTTTTGCTTCTACTTGCGCGTAAATGGATGAGAAAAGGATTTAAAGTGAAACACGGACAATAA
- a CDS encoding iron-containing redox enzyme family protein: MNANQANTELEKLDLLIAHVWQQIFASTEAKEFIETFMGKDKRVYALYMCQVYHYAYYAARNLGLAGANTSNKETWLMHHFFEHAMEETGHELMAAKDLLALGVSLKKDFSNMPPPLPETEVLVAYVRHLSTGSEPYKSLGYHYWIEQPYAHILPFIQILKSNMSLTDKQMTFYIQHMEIDKKHGADMQKILKRICTTPEHWENIREVTQTSLELTHKMLTGVIREYKILTEGKKSAYAILNQIAT; encoded by the coding sequence ATGAATGCGAACCAGGCCAACACAGAACTAGAAAAGCTCGATTTACTCATTGCGCATGTATGGCAACAGATTTTTGCATCAACAGAAGCAAAAGAGTTTATTGAAACATTTATGGGGAAGGACAAACGTGTTTATGCTTTGTACATGTGCCAGGTATATCATTATGCCTATTATGCAGCACGCAACCTGGGGTTGGCAGGTGCCAATACTTCCAACAAGGAAACCTGGCTGATGCACCATTTCTTTGAACATGCCATGGAAGAAACCGGGCATGAACTAATGGCGGCCAAAGATCTGCTTGCCTTAGGCGTTTCGCTGAAAAAAGACTTTTCGAATATGCCTCCTCCACTTCCCGAAACCGAAGTACTCGTAGCCTACGTAAGGCATCTTTCTACTGGATCCGAACCTTATAAGAGTCTTGGTTACCATTACTGGATTGAACAACCGTATGCCCATATCCTGCCCTTTATACAAATACTAAAAAGCAACATGTCCTTAACCGACAAGCAAATGACTTTTTACATTCAGCATATGGAAATTGACAAGAAACATGGGGCCGACATGCAAAAAATTCTTAAGCGTATTTGCACCACACCCGAACATTGGGAAAACATACGAGAAGTCACTCAAACCAGCCTTGAACTCACACATAAAATGCTCACAGGAGTAATCAGAGAATATAAAATCCTTACCGAAGGAAAGAAAAGTGCATACGCAATATTGAACCAGATCGCTACTTAA
- a CDS encoding DUF418 domain-containing protein: protein MNQPTYNEARLPNDRIQSLDLLRGIAVLGILIMNIQSFAMISAAYSNPFAFGELSGIHKVVWWFNQLVASEKFINIFSMLFGAGVILLYERKKQQGAHPWKVQLRRNFWLFFFGLTHAYLIWYGDILVTYSLCGVFVFLFRDFSSKKLFWIAGAFFLVPVLLALQQYSEVRDWTSSVVHANLMAWQPSPDHVTKEVAAVHGSYIELIKHWLPILKYEHTQHFAKFYFWRVSAMMFLGMALYKTGVLTASKPAVFYKRLIFIGLPLGMLLSIVGIRQNYEHQWAMEYSMIVGYLYNLFGSIPSSLAYIGIVMLIAISTRMAGFKASMTSTGKMAFTNYILTSILCGFIFYGYGLGLFGKLERFGQFMVVIGVWSLLILFSTLWLKRFYYGPLEWLWRYLTYGKKPPFRR, encoded by the coding sequence ATGAACCAACCTACCTACAACGAAGCCCGCCTTCCGAACGATCGTATCCAGTCACTTGACTTGCTTAGGGGAATTGCCGTTCTGGGCATACTTATCATGAACATACAGAGCTTTGCCATGATAAGTGCGGCATATTCCAATCCTTTTGCTTTTGGCGAATTAAGTGGAATACATAAAGTAGTCTGGTGGTTTAACCAACTGGTAGCCAGCGAAAAATTCATCAATATTTTCTCCATGCTTTTTGGTGCAGGGGTAATTCTGCTGTACGAACGAAAAAAGCAGCAAGGAGCCCATCCGTGGAAGGTTCAGCTACGAAGAAATTTCTGGCTTTTTTTCTTCGGACTTACGCATGCTTACCTTATCTGGTACGGAGATATTCTTGTAACCTATAGTTTGTGCGGAGTGTTTGTGTTCTTGTTTCGCGACTTTTCATCGAAAAAGCTATTTTGGATTGCAGGTGCGTTTTTTTTGGTTCCCGTGCTGTTGGCTCTGCAGCAATATAGCGAGGTAAGGGACTGGACTAGTTCGGTTGTTCATGCTAACCTCATGGCCTGGCAACCCAGCCCGGATCATGTAACAAAAGAAGTCGCTGCTGTGCATGGGAGTTATATCGAACTCATTAAACATTGGCTACCTATTCTGAAATACGAGCACACTCAGCATTTTGCCAAATTTTATTTCTGGCGCGTTTCGGCCATGATGTTTTTAGGCATGGCACTTTATAAAACCGGGGTGCTTACCGCTTCGAAACCCGCTGTGTTTTACAAAAGACTTATTTTTATTGGGCTGCCACTCGGAATGTTGCTGAGTATTGTTGGAATTCGGCAAAATTATGAACATCAATGGGCTATGGAATATTCAATGATAGTTGGTTACCTGTATAACTTGTTTGGTAGTATCCCTTCTTCTCTGGCCTATATTGGCATTGTGATGCTAATCGCAATATCAACGCGCATGGCAGGGTTTAAGGCAAGCATGACTTCGACAGGAAAAATGGCATTTACCAATTACATTCTCACCTCCATTTTGTGTGGATTTATTTTCTACGGCTACGGATTGGGTTTATTTGGTAAGCTCGAGCGCTTTGGGCAATTTATGGTGGTAATTGGGGTATGGTCGTTACTGATTCTGTTTTCCACTTTGTGGTTGAAACGGTTTTATTATGGCCCTCTGGAATGGTTATGGCGATACCTTACTTATGGGAAGAAGCCTCCTTTTCGGCGTTAA
- a CDS encoding fatty acid desaturase, whose translation MPFYQSTQNGFQHELNRRIERFFTQKDQVKYGNRAMYFKITLALTAWSFSLTALYLLPDSISELIFLFLLHALTSLFVIFNIGHDAVHQAISRNKKINNALSWVFNLLGGNRYSWYLKHNIGHHRYTNIHSLDPDIDTTPLFRVSPHTKLLWHYRFQHLYIIPLYCLLSLVLIFVFDLKVLYRNPEKIGGKEYFLQWLILISTKLGYLFYMIILPWQILPLTLPQVFAGFFAMHGLLGLCIALVLLPSHFIGGTRFFRKPTSDCQPYSWAEHQLLTTVDIAPKSRLLNFLLGGLNTNVLHHIYPKLAHIHLPELSHILEITARDYNMPYKKLPLKMAIVEHFRFLKKMGNSSLAEQTT comes from the coding sequence ATGCCTTTTTACCAATCGACCCAAAATGGTTTTCAGCATGAACTAAACCGCCGCATCGAAAGGTTTTTTACTCAAAAAGATCAGGTAAAATATGGTAATCGGGCAATGTACTTCAAAATAACACTTGCCCTAACAGCCTGGAGCTTTAGCCTCACAGCCTTGTACCTTTTGCCTGACTCAATTTCGGAACTTATTTTCTTATTCCTTTTACACGCACTTACTTCTTTATTTGTAATCTTTAATATTGGCCATGATGCGGTGCATCAGGCTATTTCGAGAAACAAAAAAATTAATAATGCCCTTTCGTGGGTGTTTAACCTTTTAGGCGGCAACCGTTATTCGTGGTATCTGAAACACAACATTGGGCATCATCGCTATACTAATATCCACAGCCTCGATCCTGATATTGATACTACCCCGTTATTTCGTGTTTCACCACATACTAAATTGCTTTGGCACTATCGTTTTCAGCATTTGTATATTATTCCCCTTTATTGCCTGCTTTCTTTGGTGTTAATATTTGTGTTCGACCTAAAGGTCCTTTACCGGAATCCTGAAAAAATTGGAGGTAAAGAATATTTTTTGCAGTGGTTAATTTTAATTTCAACCAAACTCGGCTACCTCTTTTACATGATTATCCTGCCGTGGCAGATTTTACCTCTAACGCTACCACAGGTGTTTGCTGGTTTTTTTGCCATGCATGGCCTCTTAGGCTTGTGCATTGCGCTTGTTCTGCTGCCTTCGCATTTTATAGGCGGAACAAGGTTTTTCCGCAAGCCTACTTCTGATTGCCAACCTTATAGCTGGGCCGAACACCAGCTACTTACCACAGTAGATATTGCCCCGAAGAGCAGGCTGCTAAATTTTTTGCTCGGTGGATTAAACACCAACGTGCTGCATCATATTTACCCGAAGTTAGCCCACATTCACTTACCAGAACTTAGTCATATTCTGGAAATAACTGCTCGCGATTATAATATGCCCTATAAAAAATTACCTTTAAAAATGGCAATCGTTGAGCATTTCCGCTTTTTAAAAAAAATGGGTAACTCATCTTTAGCAGAACAAACAACATAA
- a CDS encoding DUF3108 domain-containing protein, with product MTFLKLAFFSLFILPLYILAFSQTKNLKVPDYTGERMEYNLKAGAFNVGKLDIEFRDDTMNCPAYIICNARSSGMVTIVKDVHYMFDACMDTANGHAIKSSRRIREGNHTDYDLVNYNRIARKDSVLAILKTKDTLVIAKDAYDILVAFFQFRKNYINPELVENSFIHLNTFFVDTTWGLNIRYGGKEVVKTTYGTVTCYKFFPQTMVSRYFKTTNDMTIWVTANKSLIPVKFEARMKIATFTAELEKYVLPKK from the coding sequence ATGACATTTCTTAAGCTTGCATTCTTTTCGCTTTTTATCCTTCCGCTATATATTCTGGCTTTTTCTCAAACCAAAAATTTAAAAGTGCCAGATTATACGGGTGAACGCATGGAATACAACCTCAAGGCAGGTGCATTTAATGTAGGTAAACTTGATATTGAATTCAGAGATGACACCATGAATTGTCCGGCCTACATTATTTGCAATGCACGCAGCTCAGGAATGGTTACCATTGTAAAGGATGTACATTACATGTTTGATGCGTGTATGGATACTGCCAATGGACATGCCATAAAAAGCAGCAGAAGAATTCGCGAAGGTAACCATACCGATTATGACCTTGTGAACTATAACCGTATTGCCCGGAAAGATTCGGTGCTGGCAATTTTGAAGACTAAAGATACTCTGGTGATTGCAAAGGATGCTTATGATATTTTGGTTGCCTTTTTTCAGTTCAGAAAAAATTATATCAATCCGGAGCTTGTGGAGAATAGTTTTATTCATTTAAACACTTTTTTTGTAGATACTACATGGGGTTTAAACATAAGGTACGGAGGCAAAGAGGTTGTGAAGACAACTTACGGAACGGTTACCTGCTACAAGTTTTTTCCGCAAACTATGGTAAGTCGCTACTTTAAAACCACAAACGATATGACGATCTGGGTTACAGCGAATAAAAGTTTGATTCCGGTGAAATTCGAGGCAAGAATGAAAATAGCTACTTTTACTGCCGAGCTTGAAAAATATGTGTTGCCAAAAAAATAA
- a CDS encoding glycosyltransferase family 1 protein, which produces MHFAIISPPVPGHLYPNGYIGLELVSRGHKVTVFNMPDTKNFIEKLGLNFIAVGETLFPAGSWNNKWNIARTGSNLWRDTRILKEHIQLASCMLEELPELIKKLKVDAILADQLQPQASTLAELMNIPFATLCSILPLHGDYSGRIPASFAWWQPKDTAFNRAINRLSHQAVRLLAYGYLRMINNKRKALKLVPLIHLEQTFSTRLQIGVIPEAFDFARPAIKNYFSVGPTTIDRKEEPFSLIFSDEKPIVYVSFGTIRNKIDKLFRLVIKVAKKNPQWNFILTKGNWTGNAIVLEKYPENVLAIEFAPQLEILKKASCFISHAGPGSVLESIYHGVPILALPVSDDQPAVAARIKYHRLGIVHGWRGITANKIEQALSQLIEDKSYRYRCCQMALEFKKSGGASYAADLIEKFFNAEKEASSHK; this is translated from the coding sequence ATGCACTTCGCCATTATCTCGCCTCCCGTGCCGGGCCATTTATACCCCAATGGATATATTGGACTTGAACTTGTATCCAGAGGGCATAAAGTGACGGTTTTTAACATGCCGGACACAAAAAATTTCATTGAAAAGTTAGGGCTGAATTTTATTGCGGTCGGAGAAACCCTATTCCCGGCTGGTAGCTGGAACAATAAATGGAACATAGCCCGCACAGGAAGTAATTTGTGGCGCGATACACGTATTCTTAAAGAGCATATTCAACTTGCTTCTTGCATGCTGGAGGAATTGCCTGAGTTAATTAAAAAATTAAAGGTAGATGCGATTCTGGCTGATCAATTGCAGCCACAAGCATCTACCCTGGCCGAATTGATGAACATCCCTTTTGCCACCCTATGCTCGATATTGCCCTTACATGGCGACTATTCCGGTCGAATTCCTGCCAGTTTTGCATGGTGGCAGCCAAAGGACACAGCTTTTAATCGTGCAATTAACCGCCTTAGCCATCAGGCCGTCAGGTTACTTGCTTATGGATATTTAAGAATGATCAATAATAAAAGGAAAGCATTAAAGCTTGTCCCCTTAATCCATTTAGAACAAACCTTTTCTACGAGGCTACAAATTGGTGTCATTCCAGAGGCATTCGATTTTGCGCGCCCTGCAATAAAAAATTATTTCTCCGTAGGGCCAACTACAATTGATAGAAAGGAAGAACCATTTAGTCTTATTTTCTCAGATGAAAAACCAATTGTGTATGTTTCTTTCGGAACAATCCGAAATAAAATTGACAAGCTGTTTCGGCTTGTAATAAAGGTTGCCAAAAAAAATCCGCAATGGAATTTTATTCTCACCAAGGGCAACTGGACTGGAAATGCTATCGTGCTTGAGAAATACCCCGAAAATGTTTTGGCAATTGAATTTGCACCGCAGCTTGAAATTCTTAAAAAAGCCAGCTGTTTTATTAGCCATGCCGGACCAGGATCGGTATTGGAAAGCATTTATCATGGGGTACCAATTCTTGCATTACCAGTTTCCGACGATCAACCAGCGGTTGCAGCCAGAATCAAATACCATCGTTTGGGTATTGTTCATGGCTGGCGGGGCATTACTGCTAACAAGATAGAACAAGCATTGAGTCAGTTAATAGAAGATAAATCATACCGGTATCGTTGTTGCCAGATGGCTTTAGAGTTTAAAAAGTCTGGCGGAGCATCTTATGCAGCAGATTTGATTGAAAAATTTTTTAACGCCGAAAAGGAGGCTTCTTCCCATAAGTAA
- a CDS encoding Crp/Fnr family transcriptional regulator produces MKNFVYLLITANQIDKGVVTAIKELSLLKLCEEVANPQQLKIVQKGSFLKEEEQNNRLVYIVKSGLFRIGVEYQQSTLPLSYIIPGESVGLMGLLQAINRPCYFEAVIRSEVYYLDYSHIKDLIVLEPELALAIKKHQSRLIIVLMERIKSLVFYSPFQRLVSWIAEYNRNKTFKEMRLWALLTADDMAAYCHMETSEFLGYLNELSRLGAITIEKHDCHVNDWGKLNQFLQTTK; encoded by the coding sequence ATGAAGAATTTTGTATATTTATTAATTACTGCAAATCAAATAGATAAAGGCGTGGTAACTGCAATTAAAGAGTTGAGCCTACTCAAGCTTTGCGAGGAGGTAGCCAATCCACAACAGCTTAAAATAGTTCAGAAAGGTTCTTTTCTAAAAGAAGAGGAGCAAAATAATCGATTGGTGTATATTGTTAAATCGGGATTGTTTCGCATCGGGGTCGAATACCAGCAATCTACTCTTCCCTTAAGCTACATAATACCGGGCGAAAGTGTTGGATTAATGGGTCTTCTGCAAGCAATAAATCGCCCTTGTTATTTTGAAGCTGTAATCAGATCTGAGGTTTATTATTTGGACTATTCTCACATAAAAGATTTGATTGTACTGGAGCCTGAACTAGCTCTGGCAATAAAGAAGCATCAGAGTCGGTTAATTATCGTTTTAATGGAAAGGATAAAATCACTTGTTTTTTACTCTCCTTTTCAAAGGCTTGTAAGCTGGATTGCAGAGTATAATAGGAATAAGACGTTTAAAGAAATGCGCTTATGGGCATTGCTTACTGCTGACGATATGGCTGCCTATTGCCATATGGAAACAAGCGAATTTCTCGGATATCTAAATGAATTATCCCGATTAGGAGCTATCACAATAGAAAAACACGACTGCCACGTAAACGATTGGGGGAAACTGAACCAATTTCTCCAAACAACCAAGTGA
- a CDS encoding NAAT family transporter, whose translation MNEYFVFGLLAFTSFFTLVNPLGSLPVFLTMTANLDARHRDRTALKAVLVALITMVFFMYTGKLLFSFFGISINSFRIVGGVIFFIMGMDMLQARLGTIKVQETEIKKYVNDISVTPLAIPLICGPGAITNSIVLMGDADDAGKKIALFIGTLSVLAITYLVYYGGSKLVNILGQTGLNVLTRLMGLIVMVIAVEFFFSGLKPVLLDIFPQAIL comes from the coding sequence ATGAACGAATATTTTGTCTTCGGACTGCTTGCCTTTACTTCATTTTTTACCCTCGTGAACCCGCTTGGATCGCTGCCAGTATTTTTAACCATGACCGCCAACCTTGATGCACGACACCGCGACCGGACTGCACTAAAGGCCGTGCTGGTGGCCCTTATTACAATGGTATTTTTTATGTACACCGGAAAACTGCTCTTTAGTTTTTTTGGAATATCCATAAACAGTTTCCGTATTGTGGGTGGAGTGATATTTTTTATCATGGGCATGGATATGCTGCAGGCCAGATTGGGGACCATAAAGGTTCAGGAAACCGAAATTAAGAAATACGTGAACGATATTTCGGTTACCCCGCTTGCCATTCCGCTTATTTGCGGCCCCGGTGCCATAACCAACTCCATTGTGCTGATGGGAGATGCCGACGATGCCGGTAAAAAAATCGCCTTATTTATTGGTACACTTTCGGTATTGGCCATTACCTACCTGGTATATTACGGTGGATCGAAGCTGGTAAACATACTCGGGCAAACCGGGCTAAATGTACTTACGCGGTTAATGGGCCTGATTGTAATGGTGATCGCAGTCGAATTCTTCTTTAGCGGACTTAAACCGGTATTGCTCGATATTTTTCCACAGGCTATTTTATAA
- the mnmA gene encoding tRNA 2-thiouridine(34) synthase MnmA, protein MSKKVLVGISGGIDSAVTALQLKQEGFEVLGVHLQMVEEPLELQLRINQIAGVLQIEIPTLDCREAFQNIVIDAFRLGHLAGNTPSPCSTCNPQLKWQLLQDTADQYGIEYIATGHYIQTVQDDGLWYLKKGNDPLKDQSYFLWGLDQKVLPRIITPLGTLTKQEVRQIAQLSGLQFLDKQKESTGLCFAQGLGYADLIRKYIPESVDFPKGPVVDQEGFKIGEHNGYLYYTIGQKKDIFWYHVTDKALCIVKIIPETNTLVAGLPESLWNKEFYVNNCRIINEKLLLESNEIEVKVRGYGLNPDGFASIVKTGPAQYHVTLKKAAWAMAPGQPVVFYHQNMLLGGGICQ, encoded by the coding sequence ATGAGCAAAAAAGTTCTCGTAGGTATTAGCGGAGGAATTGACAGTGCAGTTACAGCCCTTCAATTAAAGCAAGAAGGATTTGAGGTTCTTGGGGTTCATTTGCAAATGGTGGAAGAGCCATTAGAACTACAACTGCGTATTAATCAGATTGCAGGAGTGCTTCAGATTGAAATACCTACCCTCGATTGCCGCGAAGCTTTTCAAAACATTGTGATCGATGCCTTTCGACTCGGCCATCTGGCCGGGAATACACCCAGCCCATGCTCCACCTGTAATCCGCAGCTGAAATGGCAATTGCTGCAAGATACTGCCGATCAGTATGGCATTGAATATATTGCTACAGGGCATTATATTCAAACAGTGCAAGACGATGGACTCTGGTATCTGAAAAAAGGAAATGATCCTCTCAAAGATCAGTCTTACTTTTTATGGGGACTCGATCAGAAGGTACTACCACGAATAATCACACCTCTCGGCACCCTCACAAAACAGGAAGTTAGACAAATAGCCCAATTATCGGGTTTGCAGTTTCTCGACAAACAAAAAGAAAGTACTGGACTTTGCTTTGCACAGGGATTAGGTTATGCTGACCTGATAAGGAAGTACATCCCTGAGTCCGTTGATTTTCCAAAAGGTCCGGTAGTTGATCAGGAAGGTTTTAAGATAGGTGAACACAATGGTTATCTTTATTACACCATTGGGCAGAAGAAAGATATTTTCTGGTATCACGTTACCGATAAAGCTTTGTGCATTGTCAAAATTATTCCCGAAACCAATACACTGGTAGCCGGATTGCCAGAATCTCTCTGGAATAAAGAATTTTACGTAAACAATTGCAGAATTATCAACGAAAAATTGTTGTTGGAAAGTAATGAAATTGAAGTAAAAGTGCGCGGATATGGTTTGAATCCAGATGGATTTGCCAGTATAGTAAAAACAGGACCTGCTCAATATCATGTAACCCTCAAAAAGGCAGCCTGGGCTATGGCGCCAGGCCAACCCGTTGTTTTTTATCATCAAAATATGCTCTTGGGTGGAGGTATCTGCCAATAG